The stretch of DNA CGGCTGCTTCCTCGGCGGCGCGCTCGGTGACGCGCTCGGTTCGGACCTGGAGTTCGCCACCGCCGAGCAGATCACCGAGCGGTTCGGGCCCGGCGGCCCGCAAGGACTCCGCGAGGCGTACGGCGTGCCGGGTGCCATCACCGACGACACGCAGATGACGCTGTTCACCGCGGAGGGCCTCATCCGCGGCAGCGTCGCCCGCCGCACCCTCGGCGGCACCGACCCGATGCCGGAGGTGCAGCTGGCCTACCAGCGCTGGCTGCACACCCAGGGCGTCGAGTGGGAGGCCGCCGCGGGCGTGTTCCACGACCGGTATCCGCAACCGGACGGCTGGCTGATGGGGGTGCGCGGCCTGTTCAGCACTCGCGCCCCCGGAAAGACGATCTTCCGCGCGCTGTCGCGCTTCGGCGATGGGCAGCAGGCGGGCTCGTTGGCCGAGCCGGTCAACGACTCGAAGGGCTGCGGCGGCGTGATGCGGGCAGCTCCCGTGGCGCTGTACTCGCCCGACCCGCCGGTCGCGTTCGAGTTCGCGGCCCGGGTGACGGCGCTGACGCACGGCCACCCGTCCGGCTACCTGTCCGCGGGTGCACTGGCCGTGATCGTCCAGCAGGCGCTGCTCGGCCAAACCCTCGACGACGGCGTGTGGCTGGCGTTGCAGGTCCTCGAGACCTGGGACGGGCACGAGGAGACCAGCGAGCTGCTCAAGCTGGCCGTGGAACTGGCCGAGCAGGGCGAGCCCACGCCGGAGCAGATCGCCGAGACCCTCGGCGGCGGTTGGGTCGGCGAGCAGGCGCTGGCGATCGCGGTGTGCGCCGCGCTCGCGGGCGGCGATGTGCCGAACTCGCTGCGCATCGCGGTGCACCACGACGGTGACAGCGATTCCACCGGTGCGATCTGCGGCAACATCGTCGGCGCGTTGACCGGGGTGGGAGAGCTCCCGGTGAGCTGGCTGGCCGACCTGGAACTGCGCGACGTCGTCGAGCAGATCGCGCTGGATTGCGTCGCAGAGTTCGGCGAACCGCTGCTGCACGATCCGGACTCCCCGGAGCCCCCGGCCGATGAGCGGCCCGCCGACGAGGAGTGGGACCAGCGCTATCCGGTGCAGCCGCTGCCCGCCGCCGGGCGGGGTGATTCGCCGACGGCCCTGCTGCCCGCGGTGGGCGCACCGGCGTCCGAGTCCGCGCAGCCCGGCGATGCTCCGGCCGAGCCCGAGCAGGCGGCTCCGGACGCGCCCGCGGATCCAGAGCCGCTGGCCGCGTTCCCCGCGCCGAAGCCTGCTCCGCGCCGCATCCACGGTGCACAGCCCGCCTACGACAGCGAGGGCTGAGGGCGATCCGATCGGTTTCGCCGTGATCCGGGATGCAGCGGCCGGATGCGGTGAATCGACTCTCGGCCAGTGTTGATGTTGATAGCGTTCTCGCCGGCCAAGGACGCAGCGCTGCGTGGACGTCGACCGCGCGGTGTCGCGAGCGTTCGGGTCGGCGGCATCAGCGCGGCTGAGCGGATGGTCCGCGAAACGACGACGAGTGGTAACGGCGGTACCCGATCTTGCGCGATGATTCGACGCAGGCAGGCTCGACTTCGCCTGCCGACGCGATGTCTCCCCGAACCCCTCAAGAGCGCTTCATCGCCTCGATGCTCGCCGGTGCCCTGGGCGATGCCCTCGGCTATGCGATCGAGTTCCACGACATCGGGATGATCCGCCGCTATCACGGGGATCACGGGCTCACCGAGCCGGTCCTGCGGGATGGCGTCGCGCAGATCTCCGATGACACGCAGATGATGCTGTTCACCGCGGAAGGACTGATCCGCGCGCACGTCGCGCGCCGGATCAAGCCCGTGGACAACGACCCGGTTCCCGAGGTGCAGCACGCTTACCTGCGGTGGTTGCACACCCAGAACCGGCCGTGGGAGCAGGCCGGTGGTCCTTACGCGCAGCACCTCCAGGTCCCGGACGGGTGGTTGATCAGCAACCAGGAGCTGTTCGCGCCGCGGGCCCCGGGCAGCACTTGCATGTCGGCATTGCTGAACTTCGCGCGGACGCATCAGCACGCGACCCCGGAACACCGGATCAACGACTCCAAGGGCTGCGGCGGAGTCATGCGGGCCGCTCCGGTCGCGGTGTGGTCGAACGATCCGGCCGAGGTCTTCTGGGCCGCGGTCGGGACGGCGGCGCTGACCCATAGTCATCCCAGCGGCTTCGTGTCGGCCGGCGTGCTCGCCGTGCTCGTGCACCAGTTGCTGCGGGACGTCTCGTTGCCGGAAAGCGTGCGGATGGCGCGTGAACTCCTCGTGCGCTGGCCGGGTCACGAAGAGCAGTTGCGGGCGTTGGACGCCGCCGTCCAGCTCGCGAGCAAGGGGCCGGTCGGTCCCGAAGAGCTCAAGGAGACGCTGGGAGAGGGTTGGACCGGTGAGGAAGCGCTCGCGATCGGGCTCTACTCCGTGCTGGCGACCGAGGACCTGCGCAGCGCGCTGCTGCTGTCGGTGAACCACTCGGGGGACTCGGACTCCACCGGCATCGTCTGCGGCAACATCGCGGGTGCGCTGTACGGTACTCGGGCCGTTCCCCCGGAATGGCTGCGCGCGCTGGAACTGCGGGACGTGATCGAGGCGCTGGCCACCGACGCGCTGACTGAGTTCAGCCCCGCCGCGCCTACCGACCCGGCTTGGACCCGGCGCTATCCTGCCTGGTGAGGAGTTCATGGTCGGCGCGCGGCGCGGCCCGCCGTCCATTTGCGGTGTTGCCGGTCCTGGACAGCGCCACGAGCGGACGACCGCGTCGCAGCACCTCGAGGTCTGCGCGGCTCACCGGGCGCCGGGGCCCGCCGCCGCGTCCGCTCGCACCCCTTGTCATCGCGGGTAAAGTCGCGAAGAACACCACACCATTAGCTCGGTCTGCGGCGCTTGGGGACGACCGAGCAGGTCATGGGGACCCCGTTTTGACCCCCTCAGAACGGGGCGGGTATCTTTGCTTATCGGACCCGAAAGCGATCGGGTCGGTCCGTATGCCCGTGCGTGCGACGTGGTCGTTGAGGTGACTGGTTCATCGAGGTGACCGCGACCATGGACATGGGCCGTGCGGAACTCTCCTGACAACCATCGGGTTCGTTCCTGTCGGTTCGCTCCCGTGGGAGACACCATTAGCGCCGCAAGGGCCGGGGAGTGGCCGACACGCCCGACCTCGTGGTGCGGGGGAGTCCCAAGTACACAGTGCCTGCCAGGTGCTCGGCGCCAGGGCACGTGCCCGGACGCCGACTCGTGCGAGCGCCGCCGGGCGAGAGCAACCACGAAGACGCGAACGCTCAAGAGAAAGCCGGTCCATGCCCACCATCCAGCAGCTGGTCCGTAAGGGCCGCCAGGACAAGGCCGCGAAGACCAAGACCGCGGCGCTCAAGGGGAGCCCGCAGCGGCGCGGCGTGTGCACTCGCGTGTACACCACGACCCCGAAGAAGCCCAACTCGGCACTGCGCAAGGTCGCCCGTGTCAAGCTCACCAGCGGCACCGAGATCACGGCCTACATCCCGGGTGAGGGGCACAACCTGCAGGAGCACTCGATCGTGCTCGTTCGCGGCGGCCGTGTGAAGGACCTCCCCGGCGTGCGCTACAAGATCATCCGCGGGTCCGCTGACACGCAAGGCGTGAAGAACCGCAAGCAGGCTCGCAGCCGGTACGGCGCGAAGAAGGAGAAGAGCTGATGCCCCGCAAGGGTCCGGCCCCGAAGCGGCCGCTGAACGCCGACCCCGTGTACAGCTCGCCGCTGGTCACGCAGTTGGTGAACAAGGTCCTGGTCGACGGCAAGCGCTCGCTGGCCGAGCGGATCGTCTACGGCGCGCTGGAAGGCGCCCGGGAGAAGACCGGCACCGACCCGGTGGTCACGCTCAAGCGCGCGCTGGACAACGTCAAGCCGACCCTGGAGGTCCGCAGCCGCCGCGTCGGTGGCGCGACCTACCAGGTGCCGATCGAGGTTCGCGCCGGCCGCTCCACCACGCTGGCCCTGCGCTGGCTGGTCACCTTCTCCCGCAAGCGCCGGGAGAAGACCATGGTCGAGCGCCTGATGAACGAGCTGCTCGACGCCAGCAACGGACTCGGCGCGAGCGTCAAGAAGCGCGAAGACACGCACAAGATGGCGGAGTCCAACAAGGCCTTCGCGCACTACCGCTGGTGACGACGGGTCGGCTCCTGCCCGCCTCGGCTCACCGATTCGACGGCTTTTACCTGCTGTAGGAACGGGGAAGAAACTCGTGGCACGCGACGTGCTGACGGACCTCACGAAGGTCCGCAACATCGGCATCATGGCCCACATCGATGCGGGCAAGACCACCGCGACCGAACGGATCCTCTTCTACACGGGGATCAACCACAAGCTCGGCGAGACGCACGACGGCGCGTCGACGATGGACTGGATGGCCGAGGAGCAGAAGCGGGGGATCACGATCACCTCGGCTGCTACCACGACCTTCTGGGGCGACTGCCAGATCAACATCATCGATACGCCGGGGCACGTCGACTTCACCGCCGAGGTGGAGCGTTCGCTGCGCGTCCTGGACGGTGCCGTCGCCGTCTTCGACGGCAAGGAAGGTGTCGAGCCGCAGTCCGAGCAGGTCTGGCGGCAGGCGGACAAGTACGACGTGCCGCGCATCTGCTTCATCAACAAGATGGACAAGCTGGGCGCGGACTACTACTTCAGCGTGGACACCATCCGCGAACGGCTCGGTGCCCGCCCGCTGGTGCTGCAGCTGCCCATCGGCCGGGAATCCGAGTTCGAGGGCGTCGTCGACCTGATCAGCATGAAGGCGCTGACCTGGCGCGGTGACGTGAAGAAGGGCGAGCAGTACGAGATCGAGGACATCCCCGCGGACCTGGCCGAGAGCGCGGCCAAGTACCGCGAGGAGCTCATCGAGGCCGTGGCGGAGTCCGATGAAGAGCTGATGGAGGCCTACTTCGGTGGTGCGGAGCTGACCACCGAGCAGATCAAGACCGGCATCCGCAAGCTCACCATCAACCGCGAGGCGTTCCCGGTGCTGTGCGGCAGCGCGTTCAAGAACAAGGGCGTGCAGCCCATGCTCGACGCGGTGGTCGACTTCCTGCCGTCGCCGCTGGACGTGCCGCCGGTGCAGGGCCTGCTGCGGGACGGCGAGACCGAGGCCGAGCGCAAGCCGAGCACCCAGGAGCCGTTCGCGGCGCTGGTCTCGAAGGTTTCGGTGCACCCGTTCTACGGCAAGCTGACCTACGTCCGGGTCTACTCCGGCAAGATCTCCCAGGGTGCGCAGATCATGAACGCCACCCGGGAGCGCAAGGAGCGCATCGGGAAGCTGTTCCAGATGCACTCCAACAAGGAGAACCCGGTCGAGGAGGCGCAGGCGGGGCACATCTACGCCGTGGTGGGGCTCAAGGAGACCACCACCGGTGACACGCTCTGCGACCCGCAGAACCCGATCGTGCTCGAGTCGATGACCTTCCCGGAACCGGTCATCGACGTGGCGGTCGAGCCGAAGACCAAGGCCGACCAGGAGAAGCTGTCCACGGCGATCCAGAAGCTCGCCGAGGAGGACCCGACCTTCCGCGTCCACCACGACGAGGAGACCGGTCAGATGGTCCTGTCCGGCATGGGTGAGCTGCACCTGGAAGTCCTGGTCAACCGGATGAAGACGGACTTCAAGGTCGAGGCGAACATCGGTAAGCCGCAGGTGGCCTACCGGGAGACGATTCGC from Saccharopolyspora sp. SCSIO 74807 encodes:
- a CDS encoding ADP-ribosylglycohydrolase family protein — translated: MLAGALGDALGYAIEFHDIGMIRRYHGDHGLTEPVLRDGVAQISDDTQMMLFTAEGLIRAHVARRIKPVDNDPVPEVQHAYLRWLHTQNRPWEQAGGPYAQHLQVPDGWLISNQELFAPRAPGSTCMSALLNFARTHQHATPEHRINDSKGCGGVMRAAPVAVWSNDPAEVFWAAVGTAALTHSHPSGFVSAGVLAVLVHQLLRDVSLPESVRMARELLVRWPGHEEQLRALDAAVQLASKGPVGPEELKETLGEGWTGEEALAIGLYSVLATEDLRSALLLSVNHSGDSDSTGIVCGNIAGALYGTRAVPPEWLRALELRDVIEALATDALTEFSPAAPTDPAWTRRYPAW
- the rpsL gene encoding 30S ribosomal protein S12 — protein: MPTIQQLVRKGRQDKAAKTKTAALKGSPQRRGVCTRVYTTTPKKPNSALRKVARVKLTSGTEITAYIPGEGHNLQEHSIVLVRGGRVKDLPGVRYKIIRGSADTQGVKNRKQARSRYGAKKEKS
- the rpsG gene encoding 30S ribosomal protein S7, coding for MPRKGPAPKRPLNADPVYSSPLVTQLVNKVLVDGKRSLAERIVYGALEGAREKTGTDPVVTLKRALDNVKPTLEVRSRRVGGATYQVPIEVRAGRSTTLALRWLVTFSRKRREKTMVERLMNELLDASNGLGASVKKREDTHKMAESNKAFAHYRW
- the fusA gene encoding elongation factor G; the protein is MARDVLTDLTKVRNIGIMAHIDAGKTTATERILFYTGINHKLGETHDGASTMDWMAEEQKRGITITSAATTTFWGDCQINIIDTPGHVDFTAEVERSLRVLDGAVAVFDGKEGVEPQSEQVWRQADKYDVPRICFINKMDKLGADYYFSVDTIRERLGARPLVLQLPIGRESEFEGVVDLISMKALTWRGDVKKGEQYEIEDIPADLAESAAKYREELIEAVAESDEELMEAYFGGAELTTEQIKTGIRKLTINREAFPVLCGSAFKNKGVQPMLDAVVDFLPSPLDVPPVQGLLRDGETEAERKPSTQEPFAALVSKVSVHPFYGKLTYVRVYSGKISQGAQIMNATRERKERIGKLFQMHSNKENPVEEAQAGHIYAVVGLKETTTGDTLCDPQNPIVLESMTFPEPVIDVAVEPKTKADQEKLSTAIQKLAEEDPTFRVHHDEETGQMVLSGMGELHLEVLVNRMKTDFKVEANIGKPQVAYRETIRKPVEKYEYTHKKQTGGSGQFARVIIALEPIEQTADSATYEFDNKVTGGRIPREYIPSVDEGAQDAMQYGVLAGYPLVGVKMTLLDGQYHEVDSSEMAFKVAGSIAMKEAAQKASPAILEPVMAVEVTTPEDYMGDVIGDLNSRRGQIQAMEERSGARVVKAQVPLSEMFGYVGDLRSRTQGRANYSMVFDSYAEVPANVAKEIIAKATGE